The sequence below is a genomic window from Flavobacterium keumense.
GTGGTGGCGATATGGGATTCACTTCGGCATTAACCTATGATTTTGAAGTATTTTCTACGGCACAAGACCGTTGGTTAGAAATTTCTTCTGTATCTAATTTTGAGACGTTCCAAGCGAACCGTTTGAAATTGCGTTTCAAAGACAAAGACGGTAAAAACCAATTGGCACATACCTTGAACGGAAGCTCATTGGCCTTGCCAAGAGTTTTGGCAGGCATTATAGAAAACTACCAAACACCAGAAGGAATTGTAATTCCAGAAGTATTGCGCCCGTATTGCGGGTTTGATATTATTGATTAAAATGAAATGCTTTAACCTTTTTAGATATTATTATTCTGATTTAAACGGCAAATCTGGACGACTTGAATTTGGAATTTATTTGCTAATAGAATTATTTGCTAATTTTTTAATTTTATATCTTAAGAGTAATTTAAGTCTTAATGATAAAACGATTATAAATTGGTTCTATATTCTTTTAATATTAAACATTTATTATATCCCTATTCAAGCCGCAACAACAAGGAGATTAAGAGATTTAGGTATAAATTCTCTATTGATTATTTTCAGCTTTATACCTATATTTAATATTTTTTTCAAGTTATTTTTATTGTTCAAAAAAACAAAAAAAACATAGTGTAAATTAAATCAATGAAAAAACTACTCCTACATATCAGCTTGTTTTTTTCATTGATTGGGTTTTCCCAAAACGAGCAATTAGCCCAATATTATTACGACAAAGGCGATTTTGAAAAAGCCAAAATCAGTTACGAAGAACTTCTGCAGTCGGTTCCTCAAAATTACCAATACTTTATCAGAACCATTGATTGTTACCAACAATTAAAACAATTTGATGTCGCCGAAAAAGCCATTCAAACCCGATTGGATAAGTACAGACAGAGTTCGCTTTTGGTAGAACTAGGGTATAATTTTAAACTCCAACAACAGGATGAGAAAGCCCAAAAGTATTTTGAACAAGCTTTGGCTAAAATCAAATCCAACCCAAACGAAGTGTATGGCATAGCCAATTCTTTTGAGAAAAAAGTCTTGCTGGACTATGCGCTTAAAGCCTATCAAATAGCAGTGCAAATGCAACCTAATTTCAATTTCAATTACCAAATGGGTCTGTTGTATGGGCAGTTGGGCAATACGGATATGATGATTAACACTTTCTTAGATGAGGCTTTTGCCCATCCAGAAAGTACGATTCTGATTCAAAATCAGTTTTCAAGATTCATGACTGATGAAGGCGATGCAGGATTTTCGGCCAATTTGCGTAAAGCATTAATTACACGAACTCAAAAAAACCAAGACGTGTATTGGAACCAATTTTTGAGTTGGTTTTATATTCAGCAAAAAGAATTTGGCAAAGCCTTTATCCAAGAAAAAGCCATTTACAAACGCAATCCGGAATCGCTGAATGCTATACTTAATTTGGCACAATTGACGATTGAAGAAAAGGATGATGCAACAGCCAAAACTATCTTGGGATTTGTGTTAGAAAACACCACCGAAATCGAATTATTGGTTCAAGCCAATAGCTATTTGATGCAACTCAAAATCGACACGACTCCCGAAAAAGACTGGTCCAATCTTGAAATGGAATTATCAGCTTTGGTCACAAAATACGGAATCAGTCCTTTTACCTTATCTTTGCAACTGATGCAGGCGCATTTTTTGACGTTTAATTTAAAAAATCCCGAAGCAGGAAAGACAATTGTTCGAACTGCATTGGAGTTGCCCTTGAACGAATACGAAACGGCGCAGGTCAAAATGGAGTTGGCCGATATTTTGCTGTACGAAGCCAAATTCAATCAAGCATTATTGTATTATACGCAAATTGAAAACGATTTGAAGAACGATGCAGTGGCACACGAAGCAAGTTTGAAAGCAGCTAAAACGAGTTATTTCAAAACCGATTTAGAATGGGCGTTGAAACAATTCAAAGAGTTGAAATCGGCGAGTACACAGTTGATTGCCAATGATGCGTTGGAGTATTTTTTGCTCATCAATGACAATACCGTTGCCGATTCGACGCAGGTGGCATT
It includes:
- a CDS encoding DUF805 domain-containing protein, whose protein sequence is MKCFNLFRYYYSDLNGKSGRLEFGIYLLIELFANFLILYLKSNLSLNDKTIINWFYILLILNIYYIPIQAATTRRLRDLGINSLLIIFSFIPIFNIFFKLFLLFKKTKKT
- a CDS encoding tetratricopeptide repeat protein, whose amino-acid sequence is MKKLLLHISLFFSLIGFSQNEQLAQYYYDKGDFEKAKISYEELLQSVPQNYQYFIRTIDCYQQLKQFDVAEKAIQTRLDKYRQSSLLVELGYNFKLQQQDEKAQKYFEQALAKIKSNPNEVYGIANSFEKKVLLDYALKAYQIAVQMQPNFNFNYQMGLLYGQLGNTDMMINTFLDEAFAHPESTILIQNQFSRFMTDEGDAGFSANLRKALITRTQKNQDVYWNQFLSWFYIQQKEFGKAFIQEKAIYKRNPESLNAILNLAQLTIEEKDDATAKTILGFVLENTTEIELLVQANSYLMQLKIDTTPEKDWSNLEMELSALVTKYGISPFTLSLQLMQAHFLTFNLKNPEAGKTIVRTALELPLNEYETAQVKMELADILLYEAKFNQALLYYTQIENDLKNDAVAHEASLKAAKTSYFKTDLEWALKQFKELKSASTQLIANDALEYFLLINDNTVADSTQVALKAFAKADYLGYQNRNQEAIQAFQAILKQYKGQEIEAVTLLRLGKLYEKTADFLLALGQYQNIIEQHSDGIYVDEALYFSAELYKNQLQLPEKAKPMYEKIIFNHQDSIYFVEARRKFRELRGDSNL